A window from Azoarcus sp. DD4 encodes these proteins:
- a CDS encoding SUF system Fe-S cluster assembly regulator: protein MLRISKLTDYGTLVMAQMASAPDHVFSAAGLADTLGLAPPTVSKVLKSLARHALVKSVRGARGGYALARPPADIALASIIDALEEQPFGLTECSAVAGLCGIEADCRVRANWLRINAVVRHALEDVRLTSMAPPLSAADTPRHPAAVPLVRMPAGAPHAQETDR from the coding sequence ATGCTGCGCATCAGCAAGCTCACCGATTACGGCACCCTGGTCATGGCCCAGATGGCGAGTGCGCCGGACCATGTGTTCAGCGCCGCCGGCCTTGCCGACACGCTCGGACTCGCCCCGCCCACGGTCAGCAAGGTGCTCAAGTCGCTCGCCCGCCATGCGCTGGTGAAGAGCGTGCGCGGCGCCCGCGGCGGTTATGCGCTGGCCCGGCCGCCGGCCGACATCGCGCTCGCCAGCATCATCGACGCGCTGGAAGAACAGCCCTTCGGCCTCACCGAATGCAGCGCGGTCGCCGGGCTGTGCGGCATCGAGGCCGATTGCCGGGTGCGGGCGAACTGGCTGCGCATCAACGCGGTCGTGCGGCATGCGCTGGAAGACGTGCGCCTGACCAGCATGGCACCGCCGCTGTCCGCTGCCGACACGCCCCGCCATCCCGCAGCGGTGCCGCTGGTCCGCATGCCGGCCGGCGCACCGCATGCGCAGGAGACAGACAGATGA
- the sufB gene encoding Fe-S cluster assembly protein SufB encodes MNAPTKQDALGAFLDKDYPAGFVTTLDADAVPKGLSEDIIRTISARKGEPDFMLEWRLAAYRHWLTMTPPRWAQVSFPAIDFQDIIYYSAPRRVGANEGDGPQSLDEVDPELLRTFEKLGVPLHERARLAGVAVDAVFDSVSVATTFQKELGQLGIVFCSFSEAVKNHPELVRQYLGTVVPPGDNFYAALNSAVFSDGSFVFVPKGVRCPMELSTYFRINARDTGQFERTLIIAEEGASVSYLEGCTAPMRDENQLHAAVVELIALDDASIKYSTVQNWYPGDKDGKGGIYNFVTKRGDCRGARSHISWTQVETGSAITWKYPSVILRGDDSVGDFHSVALTNHRQQADTGTKMIHMGRNTRSTVLSKGISAGRGSNTFRGLVRVTPRAENARNYTQCDSLLIGDRCAAHTFPTIEVRHPSARVEHEATTSRIGEDQLFYAMQRGLTAEDAVSMIVNGFCREVFKELPMEFAVEAQKLLGVSLEGSVG; translated from the coding sequence ATGAACGCCCCGACCAAACAGGACGCCCTCGGCGCCTTCCTCGACAAGGACTACCCCGCCGGCTTCGTCACCACGCTGGACGCCGACGCAGTGCCCAAGGGCCTGTCGGAAGACATCATCCGCACGATCTCGGCGCGCAAGGGCGAGCCGGACTTCATGCTCGAATGGCGGCTGGCGGCCTATCGCCACTGGCTGACGATGACGCCGCCGCGCTGGGCGCAGGTGAGCTTTCCGGCCATCGACTTCCAGGACATCATTTATTACTCGGCGCCGCGCCGAGTGGGGGCCAATGAGGGCGACGGCCCGCAGAGCCTGGACGAGGTCGATCCCGAACTGCTGCGCACCTTCGAGAAGCTCGGCGTGCCGCTGCACGAGCGCGCGCGGCTGGCCGGGGTGGCGGTGGATGCGGTGTTCGACTCGGTGTCGGTGGCCACCACCTTCCAGAAGGAACTCGGCCAGCTCGGAATCGTGTTCTGCTCCTTCTCCGAGGCGGTCAAGAACCACCCCGAGCTGGTGCGCCAGTACCTCGGCACCGTGGTGCCGCCGGGCGACAACTTCTACGCTGCCCTCAATTCGGCGGTGTTCTCCGACGGCTCCTTCGTCTTCGTGCCCAAGGGCGTGCGCTGCCCGATGGAGCTGTCGACCTATTTCCGCATCAACGCGCGCGACACCGGCCAGTTCGAGCGCACGCTCATCATCGCCGAGGAAGGTGCCTCGGTGAGCTACCTCGAAGGCTGCACCGCGCCGATGCGCGACGAGAACCAGCTGCACGCGGCGGTGGTGGAGCTGATCGCCCTCGACGACGCCAGCATCAAGTACTCGACGGTGCAGAACTGGTACCCCGGCGACAAGGACGGCAAGGGCGGCATCTACAACTTCGTCACCAAGCGCGGCGACTGCCGCGGCGCGCGTTCGCACATTTCGTGGACCCAGGTGGAGACCGGCTCGGCGATCACCTGGAAATACCCGAGCGTGATCCTGCGCGGCGACGATTCGGTGGGCGACTTCCATTCGGTGGCGCTCACCAACCACCGCCAGCAGGCCGACACCGGCACCAAGATGATCCACATGGGCCGCAACACCCGCAGCACCGTGCTCTCCAAAGGCATCTCCGCCGGCCGCGGCAGCAACACCTTCCGCGGCCTGGTGCGGGTCACGCCGCGGGCGGAAAACGCGCGCAACTACACCCAGTGCGATTCGCTGCTGATCGGCGACCGCTGCGCCGCGCACACCTTCCCGACCATCGAGGTGCGGCATCCGTCGGCACGCGTCGAACACGAGGCGACTACCTCGCGCATCGGCGAGGATCAGCTGTTCTACGCGATGCAGCGCGGCCTGACCGCCGAGGATGCGGTGTCGATGATCGTCAATGGCTTCTGCCGCGAGGTGTTCAAGGAGCTGCCGATGGAGTTCGCGGTGGAAGCGCAGAAGCTGTTGGGGGTGAGTCTGGAGGGGAGTGTGGGGTAA
- the sufC gene encoding Fe-S cluster assembly ATPase SufC codes for MLEIRNLQAAVEGKPILRGVDLTVPDGEVHAIMGPNGSGKSTLAQVLAGRDSFEVTAGSALWDGRDLLAMPAEERARAGLFLAFQYPVEIPGVSNAYFLKAAVNAVRRHRDLPELDAMDFLARIKAEMKAVGMSEEFLYRSVNEGFSGGEKKRNEVLQMALLEPRLAILDETDSGLDIDALKVVADGINRLRAPDRTLIVITHYQRLLDYIVPDRVHVLSKGRIVRSGGRELALELEAHGYGWIGDAGEVPKAPPAAGDGS; via the coding sequence ATGCTTGAAATCCGCAACCTGCAAGCGGCCGTCGAAGGCAAACCCATCCTGCGCGGGGTGGATCTCACCGTGCCTGACGGCGAGGTGCACGCCATCATGGGCCCCAACGGTTCGGGCAAGAGCACGCTCGCCCAGGTGCTGGCCGGGCGCGACAGCTTCGAGGTGACCGCCGGCAGCGCGCTGTGGGACGGCCGCGACCTGCTCGCCATGCCAGCCGAGGAGCGCGCCCGCGCCGGGCTTTTCCTCGCCTTCCAGTACCCGGTGGAAATTCCCGGCGTGTCCAACGCCTACTTCCTCAAGGCGGCGGTCAACGCGGTGCGCCGCCACCGCGACCTGCCGGAACTGGATGCGATGGACTTCCTCGCCCGGATCAAGGCCGAGATGAAGGCCGTGGGCATGAGCGAAGAATTCCTCTACCGCTCGGTGAACGAGGGCTTTTCGGGCGGCGAGAAGAAGCGCAACGAAGTGCTGCAGATGGCGCTGCTCGAACCGCGCCTGGCCATCCTCGACGAGACCGATTCCGGGCTGGACATCGACGCGCTCAAGGTGGTGGCCGACGGCATCAACCGCCTGCGCGCACCGGACCGCACGCTCATCGTCATCACCCACTACCAGCGCCTGCTCGACTACATCGTGCCCGACCGCGTGCATGTGCTGTCCAAGGGCCGCATCGTGCGTTCCGGCGGGCGCGAACTCGCACTCGAACTGGAAGCGCACGGCTACGGCTGGATAGGCGACGCCGGCGAGGTGCCCAAGGCGCCGCCGGCAGCAGGAGACGGCTCATGA
- the sufD gene encoding Fe-S cluster assembly protein SufD, which yields MSGIDTWLTDFHARVDHLPGVELPWLAGLRRRAIERFADEGWPTTRLEDWRHTSLAFLEQQEFAAPAAAAEPAHTLARLRAAAAEPGHWLVFVGGRYAPGLSAIGALPTGAEIVPLTEAFATHAETVENVFGRAAEGDSPTALNTALASDGAFIRLGRGVAVEGAIHLVFLGGGDGGQRHLRNLVIAEAGAEATLIEHYPDGGDAATLTTVLTRIQAGADARITHLKLQQENGQAIHLAGIAVEQARGSVFASHSLSFGARLARNDIHTRFDGEGCETLLNGLYHADGRRHVDHHTRIDHACPRGTSREYYRGLLDGSARGVFCGRIVVAADAQKSDAMQRCDNLLLSRQAEADARPELEIYADDVKCAHGATVGQIDEASLFYLRTRGLDEAHARRLLTYAFAAEAIARIARPALQRLATAALLARLPGADTLGELLDTPVGATP from the coding sequence ATGAGCGGCATCGACACCTGGCTGACGGACTTCCACGCCCGCGTCGACCACCTGCCCGGCGTCGAACTGCCCTGGCTCGCCGGCCTGCGCCGGCGTGCGATCGAACGCTTCGCCGACGAGGGCTGGCCCACCACGCGCCTGGAAGACTGGCGCCACACCTCGCTCGCCTTCCTGGAACAGCAGGAATTCGCCGCGCCGGCCGCAGCGGCGGAGCCGGCGCACACGCTCGCCCGCCTGCGTGCCGCGGCCGCTGAGCCGGGGCACTGGCTGGTCTTCGTCGGTGGCCGTTACGCGCCGGGCTTGTCCGCCATCGGCGCACTGCCGACGGGCGCCGAGATCGTCCCCCTCACCGAGGCCTTTGCCACCCACGCCGAGACCGTCGAAAACGTTTTCGGCCGTGCCGCCGAAGGTGACAGCCCGACCGCGCTCAACACCGCGTTGGCGAGCGACGGCGCCTTCATCCGCCTCGGCCGCGGCGTCGCGGTGGAAGGCGCGATCCACCTCGTCTTTCTCGGCGGCGGCGACGGCGGCCAGCGCCACCTGCGCAACCTGGTGATCGCCGAGGCCGGTGCCGAAGCCACCCTCATCGAGCACTACCCGGACGGCGGCGACGCCGCCACGCTCACCACCGTGCTCACCCGCATCCAGGCCGGTGCGGACGCCCGCATCACCCATCTGAAGCTGCAGCAGGAGAACGGCCAGGCCATCCACCTCGCCGGCATTGCCGTCGAGCAGGCGCGCGGTTCGGTGTTCGCCTCGCATTCGCTGTCCTTCGGCGCGCGCCTGGCGCGCAACGACATCCACACCCGCTTCGACGGTGAAGGCTGCGAAACCCTGCTGAACGGCCTCTACCACGCAGACGGCCGCCGCCACGTCGATCATCACACCCGCATCGACCACGCCTGCCCGCGCGGCACCAGCCGCGAGTACTACCGCGGCCTGCTCGACGGCAGCGCGCGCGGCGTGTTCTGCGGCCGCATCGTGGTCGCTGCCGACGCCCAGAAGAGCGACGCGATGCAGCGCTGCGACAACCTGCTGCTGTCGCGCCAGGCCGAGGCCGATGCCCGCCCGGAACTGGAGATCTACGCCGACGACGTCAAGTGCGCGCACGGCGCCACCGTCGGCCAGATCGACGAGGCCAGCCTGTTCTACCTGCGCACCCGCGGGCTGGACGAAGCCCACGCGCGCCGCCTGCTGACCTACGCCTTCGCCGCCGAAGCCATCGCCCGCATCGCGCGGCCGGCCTTGCAGCGGCTCGCCACCGCCGCCCTGCTCGCCCGCCTGCCCGGCGCCGACACGCTGGGCGAACTGCTCGACACGCCTGTGGGAGCCACGCCATGA
- a CDS encoding cysteine desulfurase, which yields MNAPSAPSVGLRLDLAGDFPILARPVHGHRLVYLDNAATTQKPAAVIEAEARFYRETNANIHRGVHWLSQQATDAYEGARRKVQALLNAREPAEIVFTRGTTEAINLVAQCWGAANIRAGDEILLTTMEHHSNILPWQQLCERSGAVLKVVPVNDAGELELEAFEALLGARTRLFAVAHVSNALGTVNPLPQLVERAHAAGALVLVDGAQAVAHQRVDVQALGCDFYVFSGHKLYGPTGIGALYGRAELLAAMPPWQTGGGMIRTVSFERSSFAPPPERFEAGTPNIAGAVVLGAAIDYLTAVGLDRIAEHEHALLARGTATLAAIPGLRPIGTAAHKAGILSFVVDGIHPHDLGTILDTEGVAIRAGHHCAMPLMTRFGIPGTARASFGLYNIDADIAALAAAIEKAQDMFGSRRTR from the coding sequence ATGAATGCGCCCAGCGCCCCTTCCGTCGGCCTCCGGCTCGATCTCGCCGGCGACTTTCCCATCCTGGCGCGGCCGGTTCACGGCCATCGTCTCGTCTATCTCGACAACGCCGCCACCACCCAGAAACCGGCCGCGGTGATCGAGGCGGAGGCGCGCTTCTACCGCGAGACCAACGCCAACATCCACCGCGGCGTGCATTGGCTGTCGCAACAGGCCACCGACGCCTACGAGGGCGCGCGCCGCAAGGTCCAGGCCCTGCTCAATGCCCGCGAGCCGGCGGAAATCGTGTTCACCCGCGGCACCACCGAGGCGATCAACCTGGTCGCGCAGTGCTGGGGCGCCGCCAACATCCGCGCCGGTGACGAGATATTGCTCACCACGATGGAGCACCACTCCAACATCCTGCCCTGGCAGCAGTTGTGCGAGCGCAGCGGCGCGGTGCTGAAGGTGGTGCCGGTGAACGACGCCGGCGAACTGGAACTCGAGGCCTTCGAGGCCCTGCTGGGCGCGCGCACCCGGCTCTTCGCCGTGGCCCATGTGTCGAACGCGCTCGGCACGGTGAATCCGCTGCCGCAACTCGTCGAACGCGCCCACGCCGCCGGCGCGCTGGTGCTGGTCGACGGCGCGCAGGCGGTGGCCCATCAGCGGGTAGATGTGCAGGCGCTGGGCTGCGACTTCTACGTCTTCTCCGGCCACAAGCTCTACGGCCCCACCGGCATCGGCGCGCTCTACGGCCGCGCCGAGCTGCTGGCAGCGATGCCGCCGTGGCAGACCGGCGGCGGCATGATCCGCACGGTGAGCTTCGAGCGCAGCAGCTTCGCACCGCCGCCGGAGCGCTTCGAGGCGGGCACGCCCAACATCGCCGGCGCGGTGGTGCTGGGCGCGGCCATCGACTACCTGACTGCCGTCGGCCTAGACCGCATCGCCGAGCACGAGCACGCCCTGCTCGCGCGCGGCACCGCCACGCTCGCCGCCATTCCCGGCCTGCGGCCGATAGGCACCGCGGCGCACAAGGCGGGCATCCTGTCCTTCGTGGTCGACGGCATCCACCCGCACGATCTCGGCACCATCCTCGACACCGAGGGCGTGGCCATACGCGCCGGCCACCACTGCGCCATGCCCTTGATGACGCGCTTCGGCATCCCCGGCACCGCGCGCGCCTCGTTCGGCCTCTACAACATCGACGCCGACATCGCCGCGCTCGCCGCCGCCATCGAGAAAGCCCAGGACATGTTCGGCAGCAGGAGGACGCGATGA
- the sufU gene encoding Fe-S cluster assembly sulfur transfer protein SufU, with the protein MNDMQANLRELYQEVIFDHNRQPRNFHAMADADHVAEGDNPLCGDQLKVYLRVRDGIVEDASFVGHGCAISTASASLMTEAVKGRAVAEADALFRDFQTLLTAADPAPARARRDFGKLEALAGVREFPLRVKCATLAWHTLHNALVDAGEAACTE; encoded by the coding sequence ATGAACGACATGCAGGCCAATCTGCGCGAGCTCTACCAAGAGGTGATCTTCGATCACAACCGCCAGCCGCGTAATTTCCACGCCATGGCCGACGCCGACCACGTCGCCGAGGGCGACAACCCGCTGTGCGGCGACCAGCTCAAGGTCTACCTGCGGGTCAGGGACGGCATCGTCGAAGACGCCAGCTTCGTCGGCCACGGCTGTGCCATCTCCACCGCATCGGCCTCGCTGATGACCGAGGCGGTTAAGGGGCGAGCGGTAGCCGAGGCCGATGCACTGTTCCGCGACTTCCAGACCCTGCTGACCGCGGCCGACCCCGCACCCGCCCGCGCGCGCCGCGATTTCGGCAAGCTCGAGGCCCTGGCCGGCGTGCGCGAGTTTCCGCTGCGGGTGAAATGCGCCACGCTCGCCTGGCACACCCTGCACAACGCGCTGGTCGACGCCGGCGAAGCGGCCTGCACCGAATAG
- the sufT gene encoding putative Fe-S cluster assembly protein SufT, with product MGAAHDNTGTKGEVRLLGRDCAALSVPWGRAETLAAGSLATVTQRLGGAITVLCDGNLYRIAEADADALGLDPRSQAAVPPAAENGNYSAEAVEAAAWAQMGSCYDPEIPIDIVELGLVYACTATPLDNGHYRVAVRMTLTAPGCGMGDVLANEVNDKLLAIPGVDEAEVELVWEPRWNREMMSEAARLETGLL from the coding sequence ATGGGCGCAGCGCACGACAACACCGGAACGAAAGGCGAAGTGCGTCTGCTCGGCCGCGACTGCGCCGCCCTCAGCGTGCCCTGGGGCCGGGCCGAGACGCTGGCCGCCGGCAGCCTCGCCACCGTCACCCAGCGCCTGGGCGGGGCCATCACCGTGCTCTGCGACGGCAATCTCTATCGCATCGCCGAAGCGGACGCGGATGCGCTCGGCCTCGACCCCCGCAGCCAGGCCGCCGTCCCTCCCGCCGCGGAAAACGGCAACTACAGCGCCGAGGCGGTCGAAGCCGCCGCCTGGGCGCAGATGGGCAGCTGCTACGACCCCGAGATCCCGATCGACATCGTCGAACTCGGCCTGGTCTACGCCTGCACTGCCACGCCACTGGACAACGGCCACTACCGCGTCGCCGTGCGCATGACGCTCACCGCCCCCGGCTGCGGCATGGGCGACGTGCTCGCCAACGAGGTCAACGACAAGCTGCTGGCCATACCCGGCGTGGACGAGGCCGAAGTGGAACTGGTATGGGAGCCGCGCTGGAACCGCGAGATGATGAGCGAGGCCGCGCGCCTGGAAACCGGACTACTCTAG
- a CDS encoding YkgJ family cysteine cluster protein, protein MNHPLTRLHDDIDNRVKAIRDGHPDWLCCKGCASCCRQLADIPRLTAAEWALLRTGLTALPPEQLTRIAGDIAALAARASRPVVCPMLDQASSACLVYAQRPVACRSYGFYVQRELGLYCGDIEARVAEGELADVVWGNHDVIDRQLGGLGESRPLTAWFAQWYAPAAG, encoded by the coding sequence ATGAACCACCCGCTCACCCGACTGCACGACGACATCGACAACCGTGTAAAGGCCATCCGCGACGGCCACCCCGACTGGCTTTGCTGCAAGGGCTGTGCGAGCTGCTGCCGCCAGCTCGCCGACATCCCCCGCCTCACCGCGGCCGAATGGGCGCTGCTGCGCACCGGGCTGACCGCGCTGCCGCCGGAGCAACTCACCCGCATCGCCGGCGACATCGCCGCATTGGCCGCGCGGGCTTCCCGCCCGGTGGTCTGCCCCATGCTGGACCAGGCCAGCAGCGCCTGCCTGGTCTATGCACAGCGTCCGGTGGCCTGCCGCAGCTACGGCTTCTACGTGCAGCGCGAGCTGGGCCTGTACTGCGGCGACATCGAAGCACGCGTAGCGGAGGGCGAACTGGCGGACGTGGTCTGGGGCAACCACGACGTCATCGACCGGCAGCTCGGCGGGCTGGGCGAAAGCCGCCCCCTGACCGCGTGGTTCGCGCAGTGGTACGCCCCCGCCGCGGGTTAG
- a CDS encoding ACP phosphodiesterase, with the protein MNYLAHALLAGPLAADRVGGVIGDFVKGPLDPLPPGMSADLAAGVMLHRRIDSFAETHPAFRRSRARVSAERRRVSGIMVDLFYDHFLALHWERVSAPLAVESSLAAFTTHTYRLIGSHPDALPPAFLAVFERMATHDWLASYRDAATVALALDRMAEFRLRRPNPLAGSGQELLDDYAGFEADFFAFLPDALSFAESVRRLRSTPAA; encoded by the coding sequence ATGAACTACCTCGCCCACGCCCTGCTGGCCGGACCGCTCGCCGCCGACCGCGTCGGCGGCGTGATCGGCGACTTCGTCAAGGGGCCGCTCGACCCGCTGCCGCCGGGCATGAGCGCCGACCTTGCCGCCGGCGTGATGCTGCACCGGCGCATCGACAGCTTTGCCGAAACGCACCCCGCCTTCCGTCGCAGCCGGGCCCGGGTCAGCGCGGAGCGGCGACGAGTGAGCGGCATCATGGTCGACCTGTTCTACGACCATTTCCTCGCCCTGCACTGGGAACGCGTCAGCGCGCCGCTTGCGGTCGAAAGCTCGCTTGCGGCCTTCACCACCCACACCTACCGGCTGATCGGGAGCCATCCCGACGCCCTGCCGCCGGCCTTCCTCGCGGTATTCGAGCGGATGGCTACGCACGACTGGCTGGCGAGCTACCGCGATGCCGCCACGGTCGCACTGGCGCTGGACCGCATGGCCGAGTTCCGCCTGCGCCGTCCCAATCCGCTGGCCGGCTCGGGCCAGGAATTGCTGGACGATTACGCCGGCTTCGAAGCCGACTTCTTCGCCTTCCTGCCCGACGCGCTGAGCTTCGCCGAGTCGGTCCGGCGACTGCGCAGCACACCGGCAGCGTGA